Genomic DNA from Melioribacteraceae bacterium 4301-Me:
AATGTGTTAGCAAAGTGTTATGGTGGTGATATCACGCGTAAAAGAAAACTGCTTGAAAAACAAAAGGAAGGCAAAAAACGAATGAAACAAGTAGGCAACGTAGAAATTCCACAAGAAGCTTTTTTAGCAGTCTTACAAATTGAAGAATAAAAAAGGTATCAAATGACTAACAACATCAAAACTAATCAAGAAACTAAAAAGAAACTTCCCAAAACACCTAAACAAAAGACAATTGAATTCATCAAAAACTTATTTTTTGCAGCCATAGCAGCTTTTCTGTTAAAAACATTTGTAATAGAAACATCGAGAGTACCAACTGGTTCGATGGAAAGAACAATTTTGGTCGGGGATTTCTTATTTGTTAACAAATTTATTTATGGCTCATCATCACCGCGTAACATACCATTTACAAATATACAAATCCCTTATTTTCAACTGCCGGCAATCCGTGAACCTAAAAGAGGAGATATTGTTGTTTTTGAATACCCTGGCGATAGAGATCAATTGCATTCATCAGAAATAATGAATTACGTAAAAAGATGTATTGCTTTACCAGGCGATACTTTAGAGATAAGAAATAAAGTAGTTTTTATTAATGGCAAAGAAGCGCCAATACCTCCAAATATTCAATATCTAAACTCATTTATTTATCCTAAGGATATGGTTGATCCGAAAATATTTCCTGCCGGCAGCGGTTGGAACCAGGATAATTACGGACCTTTAATTATTCCTAAAAAGGGTGAATATATTAGACTTTCCCCTGATAATATAGAAAAGTATAGAGCAATAATTAACAGGGATTACAATCGTTATGTAGTTACCACCGACGGCGATAAAGTTTATATCGATGGTAAAGTAGCTCAGTATTACCAGATTAAACAAGATTATTATTTTATGATGGGCGATAACAGAGATGATAGTGCTGATAGTAGATTTTGGGGATTCGTTCCACGCGACAAAATAATTGGTGAAGCCCTTATGATTTATTGGTCATGGGACCCTTCAATTCCTTTTTCAGACTTTTTTAGATTGCTCGCTTCAGTTAGGATTGGAAGAATTGCAAAATTAGTGCATTAATTGTTCAACATTACTTAATTTTTTCAATTTTATTAGGCTTTGTCTCTCAATGAAGAAAGCAATAATATTTTTCACAATTTATTTTTGTTTATCTTCTTACTCAATCTCTCAGGTAAAATATTTTATTTATTTTAATGATAAAGGAGCACTTCCACAAACTGCTTTGT
This window encodes:
- the lepB gene encoding signal peptidase I; the encoded protein is MTNNIKTNQETKKKLPKTPKQKTIEFIKNLFFAAIAAFLLKTFVIETSRVPTGSMERTILVGDFLFVNKFIYGSSSPRNIPFTNIQIPYFQLPAIREPKRGDIVVFEYPGDRDQLHSSEIMNYVKRCIALPGDTLEIRNKVVFINGKEAPIPPNIQYLNSFIYPKDMVDPKIFPAGSGWNQDNYGPLIIPKKGEYIRLSPDNIEKYRAIINRDYNRYVVTTDGDKVYIDGKVAQYYQIKQDYYFMMGDNRDDSADSRFWGFVPRDKIIGEALMIYWSWDPSIPFSDFFRLLASVRIGRIAKLVH